A window of the Diabrotica undecimpunctata isolate CICGRU chromosome 1, icDiaUnde3, whole genome shotgun sequence genome harbors these coding sequences:
- the LOC140433882 gene encoding uncharacterized protein, which produces MAKPIKSKERKQLFNALRRKGNFLAEGGSCFKPVREGYVPGREKRVCNNCLGHFSSKLLYRHKKKCAKTNLGSKSTTIFSNMKVDRGLKEEVFPRMRADKISLEAQTDPLICEFGTRYLKTHREKHFVNVTSRKMRELAKILLEMRVLETSITTLLSALKPNYFDLFVQAAKRIAKYDKKQDIYLSPTFAMNIATSLKQCCDIAITFIYTKNTPNYSLPAATVEADLKTLIRLFDSNWSFEISSHAANNLNLNRWNKITIVPLASDLRLLREHLINLAIKSLKVLTKQMNDANGSTEAIETDFKVLIKDSAEVQAYNNLMETIYCRVILFNRKRSGELQRMYLHTYLNATTDIEKYQEFNSVVSLPEKILLKSLKRVVIRGKRGKGVPVLFHSDIQEHINIILKIRNCFVPKNNPYLFATANSNTHLIGYKVLSKHSKLCDAQNPSSITSTRLRKHLATLSQLFNLSEGEIEQLATFMGHTPGVHRSSYRLPDDVYQTAKISKLLMVMEKGGADQYKGKSIDDININMEENLLEFNYHDSDEGENDMLDDLVNSNGSEMPTSNSHADNTLIETFVPKLKKKTIRKVVPWTNEQKEVTLKYFKDHIKVKKAPKRLECDEFKEKYKKVMDNKDWLKIKVFIQNAYKDK; this is translated from the coding sequence ATGGCAAAACCAATCAAAAGCAAGGAAAGAAAACAACTATTCAATGCTCTTAGACGAAAGGGAAATTTCTTGGCAGAAGGCGGTAGCTGTTTTAAACCAGTTAGAGAGGGATATGTGCCAGGAAGAGAAAAACGAGTTTGCAACAATTGTTTAGGCCACTTTTCATCGAAGCTTTTATATCGACATAAGAAAAAATGTGCAAAAACGAATTTAGGTTCAAAAAGTACAACAATTTTCTCCAATATGAAAGTAGATCGAGGATTGAAAGAGGAAGTATTTCCTCGTATGAGAGCTGATAAAATATCCTTGGAAGCACAAACAGATCCACTTATTTGTGAATTTGGAACTAGGTACTTGAAAACGCATCGTGAAAAACATTTTGTTAATGTCACATCACGGAAAATGAGGGAGCTTGCCAAAATTCTTCTGGAGATGAGAGTTCTGGAAACATCCATAACCACATTATTATCAGCCTTGAAACCAAATTATTTTGACCTGTTTGTACAAGCCGCAAAACGCATAGCCAAATATGATAAGAAACAAGATATTTATTTATCTCCAACCTTTGCCATGAATATTGCAACTTCTTTGAAACAGTGTTGTGATATTGCAATTACGTTTATTTACACAAAGAATACGCCTAATTACTCATTGCCCGCTGCAACAGTTGAGGCAGATCTAAAAACCTTGATTCGCCTTTTTGACAGTAATTGGAGTTTTGAGATATCTTCACATGCCGCCAACAACCTAAACCTTAATCGGTGGAATAAAATAACCATTGTTCCTCTTGCAAGTGACTTACGTTTACTACGAGAACATCTTATTAATTTAGCTATAAAATCTTTAAAAGTTCTTACTAAGCAAATGAATGATGCTAATGGGAGTACTGAAGCAATCGAAACGGACTTTAAAGTTCTCATAAAGGACAGTGCAGAGGTTCAAGCATATAATAATCTAATGGAGACTATCTACTGCAGGGTAATATTATTTAACAGAAAACGTTCAGGGGAACTACAAAGAATGTATTTACATACTTACCTGAATGCCACAACAGACATTGAAAAATATCAGGAATTTAATAGCGTTGTTTCTCTACCcgaaaaaattcttttgaaatcATTAAAAAGAGTTGTTATCCGAGGAAAACGGGGTAAAGGAGTTCCCGTTTTATTCCACTCCGACATACAAGAACATATTAACATAATATTGAAGATTCGAAATTGTTTTGTCCCCAAAAACAATCCGTATCTTTTTGCAACAGCTAACTCTAATACTCATCTAATTGGATATAAAGTTTTAAGTAAACACTCTAAATTATGTGATGCACAAAATCCGTCATCAATTACATCGACCCGATTGCGAAAACATCTTGCAACTTTAtcacaattatttaatttatcaGAAGGAGAAATTGAGCAATTAGCAACCTTTATGGGTCATACACCCGGTGTTCATCGAAGCTCCTATCGCCTCCCAGATGATGTTTATCAAACAGCTAAAATCTCCAAGCTGTTGATGGTTATGGAAAAAGGCGGAGCAGATCAatacaaaggaaaatctataGATGACATAAATATTAATATGGAAGAAAATCTTCTGGAATTTAATTATCATGACAGTGATgagggtgaaaatgatatgttgGATGATTTAGTAAATAGCAATGGTTCTGAAATGCCAACCAGTAATAGCCATGCAGATAATACACTAATTGAAACATTTGTAcccaaattaaaaaagaaaactatCAGAAAAGTCGTCCCGTGGACTAATGAACAGAAGGAAGTAACATTAAAGTACTTTAAAGATCACATTAAAGTAAAGAAAGCCCCTAAAAGACTAGAGTGTGATGAGTTCAAGGAAAAGTATAAAAAAGTAATGGACAACAAAGATTGGTTAAAAATCAAAGTTTTTATACAAAATGCATATAAAGACAagtaa